TTCCGTGCCTCAAAAATTGCGGGATTAAAATCAGTTCCGGCCTATATCCGCTTAGTAAATGATCAGGAATTGCTGGAAATGGCTTTGGTTGAAAATATTCAGCGTGAAGACCTTGATGCGATTGAAGTGGCTTTAACATATCAGAGATTACTTGATGAAATCGGATTGACGCAGGAAAATCTAAGCCAAAGAGTAGGAAAAGAGCGTTCTACGATTACCAACTCCATCCGTTTGCTAAGACTAAGCCCTGATGTTCAGAATGCCGTGCGCAGCGGCGAAATTTCTGCGGGACACGGACGGGCAATTCTTAGTCTGGATTCTGAAGAGCTTCAGCAAAAATTATTTCAAAAGATTATTAATGAAGGGCTCAATGTGCGCCAGGCAGAACTTGCTGCAAATGCTCTTAAAAATCCCACAAAGTCTTTAACCAGGGCAAAAACGCTGTCAAACGAGCACAGAAAAGCTGAAAAAAAATTAGCTGATATTCTGGATGTAAAAGTTGAGATTAAAACTGCTGCCAACGGTAAAAAAGGAAAAATTGTCCTTGATTTTAAAAACGAAAAAGAACTGGAGCAAATTCTTTCACACTTTAGTTAATGCCGAAAATACTTTCAATATTTCTGCTGTTCTGTTCGCTGTCCGTTTTCGCGCAGGTCACGAAAAACGACACAATACGTGTTGAAAATCACCCTACAGACAGTATTTCTACCATCAAGCCAAGATCCGAGGTTGAGGTTCTTACCGATATTGAAGAATCAAACGCTCCGGCCGTAAAGCCAAATTACAGCCCTACGAAAGCCGGTCTTTACTCCGCAGTTTTACCGGGCTTGGGACAATATTACAACAAAAAATACTGGAAAATTCCTCTCGTTTGGGGAGCAATTGGAACCGGTGTTGGCGTGACCCTGTGGAACGATAAACAGTACAGGCGCTACCGGGATGCTTATGTAGCCCAGCTTAACGGTTTGCCGCACGAGTTTTCTGATATTCCCGGAATTACCAAAGAGGCATTAGGCCGAACGCAGGACAGAATGAAGCGCCAGCGCGATTATTCCATTGCGGTTACGGGGCTCGTTTATATCCTTAATATTATGGATGCCGTCGTAGATGCACATCTTTACGAACAGAAAAACGATCCGGACTTGGCCATAAAACCGGCGGTGATTTATGATGAATTCGCAAAACAGAATACAAAACCCGGTGTAAGTTTAAGCTTCAGGTTTTAAAGGATACAATTAAAAAATAGCTCCTTGTGCATGTCTAAGGATACATATAACAAAAACTTCAAATAAGAAAATGAAAATAGCACTCGTCGGTTACGGAAAAATGGGGAAAATTATTGACGGAATTGCAACCTCCAGAGGTCATGAAGTGGTGGCACGCCTCAACGAAACGCCGGCAGCTGAAAACCTGAACAATCCCGATGTCGTGATTGAGTTCTCCCAGCCTGAAGTGGCGTTCAACAATATAAAAACCTGTCTTGAAAATAAAATTCCCGTGGTATGTGGCACTACAGGCTGGCTTCACCAAAAACCGGAAATCGAAAATATTGCCAAAGAAAACGGGACCGCATTCCTTTACGGTTCCAATTTCAGCCTGGGCGTAAATCTGTTTTTTGCGTTGAATGAAAAACTTGCTGATCTTATGAAGAATTTCAGCGAATACAACATTCAGCTTGAAGAAATTCACCACACCCACAAAAAAGACGCTCCGAGCGGTACTGCGATCTCCATTGCAGAGGGCATCATAAAAAACAATCCAAATTTCAACGCGTGGAAACTTCACGAAACAGAAAAAAACCAGCTCGGAATTTTCGCCATCCGCGAAGATGAAGTTCCTGGGACACACAGCGTCTACTACCGTTCAGAAGTCGATGAAATCGAGATCAAGCATACCGCATTCAACAGAAATGGGTTTGCGCTGGGAGCGGTGATCGCTGCAGAATGGGTTAGGGGAAAAGTAGGGGTTTTTTCTATGAACGATGTTTTGGGACTGTAACAATTTTAATTTTAAAGAAACTAATTCACAAACTAAAGTCTGAGAATAAGCCGAAAGCCGATATAAAATCAATATGAATTACTTTATCACCTATACCGTTTATGTTCTCATTTTATCTCTGTTGATGGGGATTTCTACGTGGAAGCTGTTTAAGAAAATGGGGTATAATCCGCTGTTTGCGTTTATCCCGTTTTATAATTATTACATTATTTTAAAGGAAACCAAACATTCCACCTGGTGGGCCGCGCTGGCTTACCTTCCGATTGTAGGTCCCATTATGATGACGGTTTTCCATCTGTTTTTGATGGATAAATTCGGGAAAAACACCATTGGTCAAAAACTGATGACCGTTTTCCTGCCGTTCATCTATATGGCGGTGGTAAATTACGGCAAGGATACCGAAATTGATGAACCGGCTTTCCTGCTTCCAGGCGAGGAAGAACCGGCAAAAAAGAAAGATACATTCCTCGGTTCTATCACTTTTGCGGTTGTCTTTGCGACAATAATCCACGTTTTTATTACGCAGCCGTTTGGCATTCCGACCGGCTCCATGGAGCGCACGCTTTTAGTCGGAGATTTCCTTTTTGTAAATAAACTGAATTATGGTTTCCGTCCGCCGATGCGCCCGCTGGCCATTCCGTTTTTGCAGGGAACGATAATGGATACCGGCGAAAAAGGCAATCCGAAAGACGATCCAAAATCTTACGTGGAAGCCGTAAAACTGCCATATTTCAGATTTCCAGGTTGGGAATCGCCAAAGAGAAATGATATTGTAGTTTTCAATTATCCGGATGATTCCGTGCACGTGGCGATTGACCGCAAAGACCCTTACGTAAAGCGTTTGGTAGCCGAAGCCGGTGATACGGTGGAGTTCAGAGCCGGAAAACTTTACATCAACGGCAAACCGGAAGTGAGAATGGGCGATGCCCAAGTGCAGCATGCTTACGAAGTTTATACCAGTTCGCAGCTTGATGTTCCTGCGCTGTACGACGTTTACGGATTTTTACCGGTGAATGAACAGCAAATGCAGAACGGATATTATTACAGGTTTCAGGGTTTGACGGATGAAAATGCCAGGGAAATCGGCAAGCTTCCGCAGGTTGTGAAAATTCAGGAAGAAATCCAGCCGCAGGGAAAACAGGATATCAGCTACTATCCTGATATTCAAAAGTCTATCGAAGCGCAGCAAATGGTGCCAAGTAAAAAAATCAACTATTCGTCGACCATTTTCCCACACAATAAAAGCTGGAATATCGACTGGTACGGACCAATCAGAATTCCAAAGAAAGGTGACGTAATCACCGTTACCCCGGAAACTCTGCCGGAATACGAAAAACTCATCGTAAAACACGAAGGCAACACCCTCGAAAACAGGAACGGGCAGATCTTCATCAACGGGCAGCCAACCAGTAAGTACACGGTAAAATACAATTATTACATGATGATTGGCGACAACCGTGATGCATCCCTTGACGGCAGATTTTTCGGTTATATCCCTGAAACACACATTGTTGGAAAACCGATGTTCACATGGATGAGCGTGGAAGGCTTGTTCCCGGACCAGAGTTCAACTTATCAGGCGAACGGAAAAAAAATAAGATGGGACAGAATGTTCAAAGCCACAAATACCGGTGAGCTTCACAAAACTTCATATGCGTGGCTGGCGGTGCTGATTTTGGTGCTCTTCTTTGGTTGGGATTACATTTCCAAATTATTTAAAAAGAAAAAAGCAGAAGATTAATTATCAGGAGCTTTTTCCCGCTTTCCGTTGCAATCTTTTTTGTTCGTCAAAGCCTCTCACAAAAAAGGATTTACACTGCAATCGGGGCTATGAAAACTGAATACATAAACTAAAATGAAACGGGCTGAAGCCCGTTTTTAAATTTAAAAACAGATTGGCTTTTCGCCTGAACATAAAATGAAAATACTTTTACCGATATTTTATCTGCCACCAGTTTCGTGGTTTTCAGTATTCCTCCATCACGATTCAGAAGTTGTTTTGGAGCAGTACGAAAATTTCCCAAAGCAAACCTATAGAAACCGCGCCAATATCTACGGGGCGAACGGTAAACTTTCACTCATCATTCCCATCCATCACAACGGAAAAAGGGCAATGAAGGATATTGAAATTTCGTATTCGGAAAACTGGCAGCACCTTCACTGGAAATCCATAAAAAATGCTTACCAAAGCTCACCGTATTTTGAGTTTTACGAAGATCATTTGAAACAAATCTTTGATTCCGAAGAAAAATCTCTTATCAAATTCAATTTAAGAGCGCTGGAAATTATTCTAAAGCTCCTGAAAACTGAAAAGGCATATTCTTTGAATGATGAATACGCCCGCAATCCCGCGGAGATAAATTACAGGGAAAAGTTCTCTGCAAAACAACCGTCGGAATTTGAAATGGAAGAGTACTACCAGACCTTTTCGGACAAATTAGGGTTTTTGGCTGATCTTTCCATTATTGATTTGCTTTGTAACAAGGGACCGGAAAGTTTAACTTATATACAGAATATTAAATTATAAAGATGAAAAAACTATTGATTTCCGCATCGTTTTTAGCAGGTTTTACAGCAGTTTATGCTCAAACTGAAAAAACTCAGCCCGATCCGATGCAGGACAGGGATTTGATGACTTGGTACCACAAGGATCACGCTTCCACAAGCACTTTCGGTGTAAATACGCAAAATGCTTATAAATATTTGGAATCCAGAGGTTTGAAACCAAAAACCGTTGTCGTTGGTGTATTGGATAGTGGTGTAGAAGTAGATCACCCAGGGTTGGTGAAAAATATGTGGAAAAATCCCAACGAGGTTCCAAATAACGGTAAAGATGATGATGGAAACGGGTACATTGATGATGTTTACGGCTGGAATTTCCTTGGCAACAAAACTTCAGATGTCGATGTTGACAATATGGAGGTTACCAGAGTCGTAAAAAAATACAAACCCATATTTGAAGGACCTAATTCGGCAACCAACAAAGCGAACCAGGCGAATATGAAGGAGGAATTTGATATGTATATGAAGAGCAAGGAAATCTACAACAAAAAATACCCTGAAGCTCAGCAGGCCTTTCAAAATTACTCAAAAATCAAGACCCTGATTCCAACGATGGTTGCAATGCTAAACGGCAGAAACCTTACGCCGGAAGTGGTGGCGACCCTAAGGCCGACAACTCAGGATCAGGCTATTGCTGCTAACGTTCTGGCAAATGTAGCTCAGGATCCAAAATTTGCAGGAAAGTCTGCGGCGGAAGTGGATAAAATGCTGAATAAGGAAATTCAGGAAGCTCTTGATTATTACGGACCTCAGGCGACAAAACAGTATAATCTGGATTTCGATCCGCGTGCATCGATGGTAGGAGATAATTACGAAGATTATTCTGAAAGATACTACGGTAACAACCATTACGAAGGTCCCGATGCAAAACACGGAACTCACGTCGCCGGAATCATTGCCGGTTACCCGCAAGGGAAAGAAATTCAGTACGGCGTTGCTTATAAGGTTGCAAAAATCATGACCGTAAGAACCGTTCCTGACGGTGATGAGCGTGATAAAGACGTTGCCAACTCAATAAGATATGCTGTTGACAACGGGGCTAAAATCCTTAACATGAGTTTTGGCAAACCTGTTTCTCCGGGCAAGAAATACGTTTGGGATGCGTTCAAATATGCTCAGGATAAAGGTGTTCTTTTGGTAAAAGCTGCCGGAAACGAAAATGAAGACATTTCGAAAAATGTTTATTATCCTACCAATTTTCAAAATGTATCGGACCCTTCGGCATATTTTAAGAATATGATTGTGGTGGGCGCCAGCACGAATAACAGCGAGTTCCTAAGAGCCAGCTTCTCAAATTTTAACGGGAAAATGGTTGATGTTTTTGCTCCGGGAGATGAAATTTATTCTACCGTACCGGACGGAAAGTACGAATATCTGCAGGGCACGTCGATGGCCTCGCCGGTTGTAGCCGGTTCGGCGGCAGTTCTTCTGGCATATATGCCAAACCTCAAACCCGAGCAGATCATTGAGTCGTTGGTTAAAACCGCAAATCAGTCAACAGTAAATGCGATGTTGCCAACCAATGAAAATAACAGGTTTGATCTGATTTCCAGAGCTGGCGGTGTGATAGATTTGAGGAAAGCTGCAGAGTATGCGTATACAAATTTCTATAAACCAACATCTTCAACAGCTACACCTGTCCTGAAGAAAACGGCAACGGTAAAGAAATCAGCAACTAAAAAGAAATATCCCGTGAGAAGGAAGTAATTCTTCAAAATATGATCTTATAAAAGCGATTTTCCGGGCTTTTTTTATTTTTTCAGAGAAAATGGCACGGTTTTTTAATATCTGTTCTCACGAACAATTAATTTTTTCTAGAGATGAAAAATGTTTTATTAGCAGGAATTTTTGGTGCGGCACTTACCGTATCATGCTCTACAGCAAAAACTGCTCAGCAAAACAGAGCTGAGTTCCTAAAACTGAAAGGTGACTGGGAAATTACAAGTGTTGATTACGACAAATCATACAGAATCAGGCCGTTTGACGAAGGCGCTGACGCGCAGTGCTTCGTGGGAAGCCACTGGAGGCTGATTCCTAATAATTATTCCGGAGCTTATACCTTGAATGGTGGCGGTTCTTGCCCCTCACTAACAAGACCCATCAAATTTGAGGTGAAGGACGGAAATATATTCCAGTTAAAAAAAATTGAAGACGGAACGAAAGCTAAACAAAACATCGCAGGTTACAGCCTGACGATGGTTAATCATGGTATTGATCAGTTCAGCCTTCAGCAAAATGTTCCTTTTAACGGTGAGATTGTAAGAGTAACCTACAATTTCCAAAGAACAGCGGACAAATAATTAAGTAAATAATATCAAAATATAAAAGATTATGAGAATTTTCAATAAAACAAATATTGGTGCACTGTTCCTTTCTTCCGCTTTGGTGCTCACCAGCTGCGAAGCGGTACAGAATGCAAACAATCAGCAGAAAGGTACAGTGATTGGTACTTCCGCAGGTGCTGTAATCGGTGGTGTGCTTGGTAACAACGTCGGTAAAGGCGGTAACGCTCCACAAGGTGCTGTATTGGGAGGTGTTGTTGGAGGTGTTGTAGGTAATGCTATCGGGGCGAAAATGGATAAGCAGGCCAAAGAAATTAAAGAAACTTTGCCTGGAGCTGAAGTTGAAAGAGTGGGTGAAAGTATTAAAGTAACGCTTCCGGAAAGCATCGTGAATTTTGCATTTGATTCTGCGGCGCTCACAGCTTCAGGAAAAGCCAATCTGGACAAGCTTTCAGAAGTTCTGAAAAACAACCCAGATACCAATATCAACATTTATGGGCATACGGACAGCAAAGGTTCCGCCGCTTATAACCAGGGATTGTCCGAAAGGAGAGCAGCTTCTGTAAAAAATTATTTGGTTTCGAAAGGTATAGCTTCCAGCAGAATGTTTGCAATGGGTGTGGGTGCGAAAGAACCTGTTGCCACTAATGATACCGAAGCCGGCAGAGCGCAAAACCGACGTGTGGAATTTGCGATCACTGCAAACCAGGAAATGATTAAAGATGCACAGCAAGAAGTAAAACAGTAAACTTCTAAACTTCAAAATATTTAAGCCGTTATTTGATAGCGGCTTTTTTGTTTTCTTTAAATTTGATATCAATAAATTTCATTACTTTTGTTCTTGACTTTTTAAAGCATAAATGACGAAATATCTGAAGCTTATCCGTATTGAACAATGGGTGAAAAACCTCTTTGTGTTTCTTCCACTTTTTTTCTCAGGCAATATTTTTGAAACAGATTTATTTCTAAAAAGTTTATATGCTTTCGCTGTATTTTCGCTTACGGCCAG
The sequence above is a segment of the Chryseobacterium taklimakanense genome. Coding sequences within it:
- a CDS encoding S8 family serine peptidase; the protein is MKKLLISASFLAGFTAVYAQTEKTQPDPMQDRDLMTWYHKDHASTSTFGVNTQNAYKYLESRGLKPKTVVVGVLDSGVEVDHPGLVKNMWKNPNEVPNNGKDDDGNGYIDDVYGWNFLGNKTSDVDVDNMEVTRVVKKYKPIFEGPNSATNKANQANMKEEFDMYMKSKEIYNKKYPEAQQAFQNYSKIKTLIPTMVAMLNGRNLTPEVVATLRPTTQDQAIAANVLANVAQDPKFAGKSAAEVDKMLNKEIQEALDYYGPQATKQYNLDFDPRASMVGDNYEDYSERYYGNNHYEGPDAKHGTHVAGIIAGYPQGKEIQYGVAYKVAKIMTVRTVPDGDERDKDVANSIRYAVDNGAKILNMSFGKPVSPGKKYVWDAFKYAQDKGVLLVKAAGNENEDISKNVYYPTNFQNVSDPSAYFKNMIVVGASTNNSEFLRASFSNFNGKMVDVFAPGDEIYSTVPDGKYEYLQGTSMASPVVAGSAAVLLAYMPNLKPEQIIESLVKTANQSTVNAMLPTNENNRFDLISRAGGVIDLRKAAEYAYTNFYKPTSSTATPVLKKTATVKKSATKKKYPVRRK
- a CDS encoding DUF5683 domain-containing protein, whose product is MPKILSIFLLFCSLSVFAQVTKNDTIRVENHPTDSISTIKPRSEVEVLTDIEESNAPAVKPNYSPTKAGLYSAVLPGLGQYYNKKYWKIPLVWGAIGTGVGVTLWNDKQYRRYRDAYVAQLNGLPHEFSDIPGITKEALGRTQDRMKRQRDYSIAVTGLVYILNIMDAVVDAHLYEQKNDPDLAIKPAVIYDEFAKQNTKPGVSLSFRF
- a CDS encoding WbqC family protein; the protein is MKILLPIFYLPPVSWFSVFLHHDSEVVLEQYENFPKQTYRNRANIYGANGKLSLIIPIHHNGKRAMKDIEISYSENWQHLHWKSIKNAYQSSPYFEFYEDHLKQIFDSEEKSLIKFNLRALEIILKLLKTEKAYSLNDEYARNPAEINYREKFSAKQPSEFEMEEYYQTFSDKLGFLADLSIIDLLCNKGPESLTYIQNIKL
- the lepB gene encoding signal peptidase I — translated: MNYFITYTVYVLILSLLMGISTWKLFKKMGYNPLFAFIPFYNYYIILKETKHSTWWAALAYLPIVGPIMMTVFHLFLMDKFGKNTIGQKLMTVFLPFIYMAVVNYGKDTEIDEPAFLLPGEEEPAKKKDTFLGSITFAVVFATIIHVFITQPFGIPTGSMERTLLVGDFLFVNKLNYGFRPPMRPLAIPFLQGTIMDTGEKGNPKDDPKSYVEAVKLPYFRFPGWESPKRNDIVVFNYPDDSVHVAIDRKDPYVKRLVAEAGDTVEFRAGKLYINGKPEVRMGDAQVQHAYEVYTSSQLDVPALYDVYGFLPVNEQQMQNGYYYRFQGLTDENAREIGKLPQVVKIQEEIQPQGKQDISYYPDIQKSIEAQQMVPSKKINYSSTIFPHNKSWNIDWYGPIRIPKKGDVITVTPETLPEYEKLIVKHEGNTLENRNGQIFINGQPTSKYTVKYNYYMMIGDNRDASLDGRFFGYIPETHIVGKPMFTWMSVEGLFPDQSSTYQANGKKIRWDRMFKATNTGELHKTSYAWLAVLILVLFFGWDYISKLFKKKKAED
- a CDS encoding OmpA family protein, whose product is MRIFNKTNIGALFLSSALVLTSCEAVQNANNQQKGTVIGTSAGAVIGGVLGNNVGKGGNAPQGAVLGGVVGGVVGNAIGAKMDKQAKEIKETLPGAEVERVGESIKVTLPESIVNFAFDSAALTASGKANLDKLSEVLKNNPDTNINIYGHTDSKGSAAYNQGLSERRAASVKNYLVSKGIASSRMFAMGVGAKEPVATNDTEAGRAQNRRVEFAITANQEMIKDAQQEVKQ
- a CDS encoding ParB/RepB/Spo0J family partition protein; amino-acid sequence: MKDKKRAMGRGLGAILSSESKVSINSATDEGAEVLVGNIVEVSLDDIYPNASQPRTYFDEKALNDLAQSIKNLGVIQPITLRKDGDRFEIISGERRFRASKIAGLKSVPAYIRLVNDQELLEMALVENIQREDLDAIEVALTYQRLLDEIGLTQENLSQRVGKERSTITNSIRLLRLSPDVQNAVRSGEISAGHGRAILSLDSEELQQKLFQKIINEGLNVRQAELAANALKNPTKSLTRAKTLSNEHRKAEKKLADILDVKVEIKTAANGKKGKIVLDFKNEKELEQILSHFS
- the dapB gene encoding 4-hydroxy-tetrahydrodipicolinate reductase translates to MKIALVGYGKMGKIIDGIATSRGHEVVARLNETPAAENLNNPDVVIEFSQPEVAFNNIKTCLENKIPVVCGTTGWLHQKPEIENIAKENGTAFLYGSNFSLGVNLFFALNEKLADLMKNFSEYNIQLEEIHHTHKKDAPSGTAISIAEGIIKNNPNFNAWKLHETEKNQLGIFAIREDEVPGTHSVYYRSEVDEIEIKHTAFNRNGFALGAVIAAEWVRGKVGVFSMNDVLGL
- a CDS encoding lipocalin-like domain-containing protein, with translation MKNVLLAGIFGAALTVSCSTAKTAQQNRAEFLKLKGDWEITSVDYDKSYRIRPFDEGADAQCFVGSHWRLIPNNYSGAYTLNGGGSCPSLTRPIKFEVKDGNIFQLKKIEDGTKAKQNIAGYSLTMVNHGIDQFSLQQNVPFNGEIVRVTYNFQRTADK